AGATAGTAATGCTATTTTAACATTTATTAAATGTTTTAAGATCCTTGATATAAGCATTCCCGAGTTTGTACGTATACAGGCAATTTTCCACAGTACTCTCATGATCTTCAATTTCTCTTCCGTACTGTGAATCTCTCCAAGGGAATAATGGGGTTATATGGAATATTCACTCAAGTTTATCAAAGATAATTTCCATCTTTCCCATTTTTCGGGCAAGATTCTTCGAAATCATGTCGTTTTCAAGCCAGCAAGCATTCATTACTGCTGCCGGGACGAGACAGGTAGGTGTAAGGGGAACTTCAGCCATTTTCTGGCTAAGTATGGTTTCGGGGCCTCCCATGAGGTCTTTCATATCCATATCAAAATGTGTGCCCCATTTCCTGAGTTTTTCACATGTAGTCTTAATATGTACGTGAGTATTTTTCCCTTCTTTTGTAGCAATTATCTTTGTCGTATGTCCACATACTGTGTTCAATGAGATCTCCGTAACCAATATTTTTCTCTCCGAGTCGTTATTTTTCTCACCTGAAATGCTGCATTCCTTTTTGGGCATCAATAATTTTAAGTAGAAACTAATGTCTCAGTGTTAACCTGTAAAGTGATTTAACCTGTAAAATGATTCATTCATTTTATTTTTATTATTTTAATTCATTTTATTTTTACTATTTTAATTCATTTTATTTTTCTTAAATTCATGTAACTACTATTTTGGATTAAATTCAATATTTATATCCAAAGTTCCGTAATCTTTGTTTCTAATCTTTTCATCCCCTCTTGAGGGTAACTCTACCAGGGCAAGAGAAAAAAATTGAATTTTCTCTGGTTGCTTGATCGCAAAGTTCTTATACGATTCTATTTGTATTGAATAGTCCATAGCAAATATGCTAGTTAAGTACTCCTGTTAATATAATATATAATCAGAGCAATTAAGCTACTGTCAGGTATGCTCTTGCCCTGACACGATCACCATATCAGGATTACAGTATGCTTACAATCGGGAAGTACAGAGATAACCATTAAGTATAGACATTGATTATAATTTTCATACATAATGAGGTTTTAATATGAGATGGCAAGGTAGCTCTAGAAGAAAATTGACCGGTGGGAAAGTTATTGCTGCCCGCGGGAAGCGTAAGTTTGAAATGGGCCGCGAATCTGCGGAAACTCGTATAAGTGAAGTAAAGAGGAAGAATGTCCACACAAGGGGTGGCAACAGGAAAGTAAGACTTCTCCAGTGTGATGTTGCAAATGTGACCAATCCCAAAGATGGAAAGACCACTCCTTCCACTATTGAGAGAGTTCTCGACAATGCTGCAAACAAGCACTACATAAGGCGTAACATTCTGACAAAAGGCTCCGTAATAAGGACTTCCCTTGGAACTGCGAGAGTTACAAGCAGACCCGGGCAGGATGGAGTCGTAAACGCTGTATTAATCGAATAATTTCAATTAATTTTTTCCCGCAAATGGGGCCCTTTATCAAATTCTCTTACTTTGTGCCGGTGATCGACATGGATGAAAAAATTCGACATATACTGGAAATTCTTGAAAACGATGCCCGAACAAGTCCGGAAGAAATTGCATCCCTTACAGATATGTCTGCACAGGAGGTTTCCCAGACGATCGCAAAACTTGAAGAGACGGGAGTTATCCGGCACTATAAGACCATAGTTGATTGGGACCTGGTTGGGGAAAACTATGTTTATGCTGTAATTGAGCTGAAAGTAACCCTCGAGCGCAATCAGGGCTATCAAGCAATTGCAGAAAGAATTTACAAGTTTCCGGAAGTCAGATCAGTCAGGCTGTTATCCGGAGACTATGATATATCCCTTACCGTCCGAGGGAAATCGATGAAGGATGTGGCTTTTTTTGTTGCAGAGAAAATTGCAACCCTTGATCAGGTGCAGAGCACATCAACCCACTTTGTACTGAAGACCTATAAAGAAGATGGTGTTATCCTTCATGAACCTGAAACGATTGAAAGGCTACCAGTGTCGTTTTAATACGATCTGGCTTAAAGCCTGATCTCCCTATCCGATTTAACGTACTCATATAGTATTTTATAGGGTGTTTTGCTTGAGACCACCATGCGATCCTTCTAAGTTTGTTGCCGACGCTGTGAAAAATATTCCACCTTCGGGAATACGCCGCTTTTTTGATCTAGTTTCCGGACTTGAGGATATAGTCTCCCTTGGTGTAGGAGAGCCTGACTTTATTACTCCGTGGCACATCCGTGAAATGTGCATCCATTCCCTGGAAAAAGGGCAAACCTCGTATACCTCAAACTATGGGCTTCCAGACCTCAGAGATGCACTTTCCAGAACCTATTACAAGCGCTATGAGCTGGACTACGACCCTTCCTCCGAGATACTCATCACAACAGGTGTAAGTGAAGCTCTGGATATAGCAGTAAGGACAGTAGTCAACCCAGGCGATGAGGTTATTATCGTCCAGCCTTCGTATGTTGCATATGTGCCTTCTGTTATTCTTGCAGGGGGTAAGCCTGTTATCGTTTCCACTTACAGGGAGGACGATTTTAGTCTGACTGCCGAAACCCTCAAACCTGCGATCACAGACAAAACAAAGGCAATAATTCTCAACTTCCCTAATAATCCAACTGGAGCGATTATGACACAGGAAGAGCTTGAGGGCATTGCCGATCTTGTTGTGGAGAACGACCTGTTTGTTATTTCGGATGAAGTTTACGAGTGCCTCACTTATGAAGGTAAGCATGTCCCATTTTCTTCTCTTGACGGAATGAAAGATCGTACTGTCATGCTCAACGGATTCTCCAAAGCTTATGCAATGACAGGGCTCAGGCTCGGTTTTGCAATGGGCTCACCTGAAATTATACACTCAATGATGATGATCCACCAGTATTCCATGCTTTGTGCTCCCATAACCGCACAGATAGGAGCAATCGAAGCTCTCCGCAATGGTAACGAGGAAATGGAGAGGATGGTCAGAGAATATGACCGGCGCAGGCACTTTATAGTCAGGGGTTTTAACAGGATAGGGCTTGAGTGTTGCAACCCTAAAGGAGCATTTTATGCCTTCCCTTACATCGGGAATACCGGCCTTTCCTCCTCTGAGTTTGCAGAACGTCTTCTGGACGAAAAGAAAGTCGTTACAATTCCCGGGGACGTTTTCGGAGAAGCAGGTGAAGGCTTCCTACGCTGCGCCTATGCAGCATCAATAGATGATATTAGAAAAGCCCTGGATAGAATGGAAGACTTCGTTGATGGGTTAAAGCAGTAAATTCTGCCTGATCCTTTCAGGTTTCTTCTCAATACTTTTATTCCAGGCCTCTTTTCAATATTTTCATCAAATCCTATTTGTCTTTCAATTAACTCTTTTTTGTTTGGCTCTGTTTTTGAGGATATTTTCTTTTAGACTTACAATTTCTGCGGCTGTGCTGTAACTGTGCGGCTGCCGAAGTTAGTTAATTATATAGTTAATTATATATACAATTTCCAGGCTCAATTAGCTTGAAGTTTATGAAGCCGATTATTCCTGAAGATGAACGCTCTAAAGAACCTCTTGACACTGATAGGGTTATTTATCACCCGGATATGATAAGAGCCAATGAATGGGTTCTGACCGAGTATGAAGCTCCATACAGGGAACTCTGTATCTTCGTGCCCTGTGCCAAAAGGAAACCCTATCATGAAAGCCCTTCTCATAAAAAATTCGACAGGGTGATCTTCGGGATTGCAAAACCTGAGGATGTACATATAGTAACCTTCGGAACCTGCGGGATTACGCCGAGGGAACTTGATACCCAGTATCCTTTCATGCATTACAGTTTCATGATGGGAAAATGTAACGTGGCAAAGATCAAGCGGGATTTTATTAAAATGGAAAGCGAAAGGCTTGCAGCTTACCTTGAGAAAACAAGGAACAACTACAAGCACAGGATAGCTTACTGTATCGGGGATTTCCGTACTGCAATGGAAAAAGCCGTGGAAATGGTCGATATAGAGGTTATTATCGTACCGAAAGAATCAACTATTCAGAAAATGATTCAGCCCGATAAACCCTTCATTTACAATAGCCTTTCTTCCAGAGAGTATCTTCAGGATCTTTCCGATGCGATTACCGATGTTCTTAAGCTGCCAAAAAGAAAAGTCGGCCTTAAGGAAGACCTCTCGGTCGACGATACGGACTGGTATGTCCTTTAAGAATTTTCCCTTTTTCCTTCCTAAAAATCCCCTTCCATTACTTACTAACTGCAATATATCTGGATCTGGTTTCGGTACTGATATTCCCCGAATTATTTATTGTTAAACTGACAGTGTAATTTCCTGATTTACTGTATGTGTATACAGGATTCTTGTCCGTTGAAGTATTTCCGTCTCCAAAAGCCCATCTCCATGAAGCTGGCGATCCTGTGCTCTGGTCAGTAAAACTAACACTAAGCGGTGCAGGCCCTGAAGTCGGGTATGCAGAGAAAGCAGCGACAAGGGAGTTTGAAACTGCAATATAACCGGATTTTGTTAACACGTTAGTGCCATTTTCATTACTTGTTCTCAATGTAACATTGTATAGTCCTGATTTATTGTACGTGTGTACAGGATTTCTCTCTGTTGAGCTATTTCCGTCTCCAAAAGTCCACCTCCACGAAGTTGGAGACCCTGTGCTCTGGTCAGTAAAACTGACAGTAAGAGGTGCTTTTCCTGAAACTGGTGATGCAGAGAAGCTGGTAACAGGAATATCCAGGACGCCTGAAACAGCAACATATCTGGATTTTGTCAATACGTTGCTTCCATTTGCATTGCCTGTTGTCAATGAAACAGAATAAAGCCCTGGCTTACTGTATATGTATAAAGGATTTCGTTCTGTTGAATTATTTCCGTCCCCGAAAGTCCATCTCCATGATGTCGGTTCCCCTGTGCTCTGGTCAGTAAATCTAACCGTAAGAGGTGCTTTTCCCGAAGTAGTAGATGCAGAGAAACTGGTAACAGGAGCGGCTAAAGTATTCGAAACAGCAATATAACCGGTTCTTGTCAGTGCATTACTGCCATTTGCATTGCTTGCTGTCAATGTAACGGAGTATCGCCCTGATTTATCGTACGTGTGTACAGGATTCTTTTCTGTTGAAGAGTTTCCGTCTCCAAAAGCCCATCTCCATGAGGTTGGAGATCCTGTACTTTGGTCAGTAAAACGAACAGTAAGCGGCATGCTTCCTGATGAAGGGGACGCAGAGAATTTGGAAACAGGAGCATCTAAAACGTTTGAAACAATAACATATCTTGACTTTGTCAACGCGTTACTGCCGTTTGCATTGCTTGTTGTCAATGTAACAGAGTATCGCCCTGATTTATTGTATGTATGTACAGGATTTCTTTCTGTTGAAGAGTTTCCGTCTCCAAAAGCCCATCTCCATGAGGTTGGAGATCCTGTACTCTGGTCAGTAAAACGAACAGTAAGCGGCATACTTCCTTCAGTTGGAGATGCTGAAAAAGCAGTGACAGGAACAGTATAGCCATGATTCAACATCAAAGTACCGTTCTCAGAGCTTACATTTACATAGCCTGACTTTGTTAACCTATTACTGCCATTTGCGTTACTTGCTGTCAATCTCACAGAATAGAGTCCTGATTTATTGTACGTATGCACAGGATTTTTTTCTGTTGAATTATTCCCATCCCCGAGAGCCCATCTCCATGATGTCGGTTCCCCTGTGCTCTGGTCAGTAAAACTAACCGTAAGAGGTATTTTTCCTGAAGCCGGGGATGCAGAGAAATTGGCAACAGGAGTAGTTAAAACATTTGAAACAGCAATATAGCCGGCTTTAGTCGATGTATTACTGCCGTTTGCATTGCTTGTTGTCAATGTAACGTTGTATAGTCCTGGTTTATTGTATGTGTACACAGGGTTTCTTTCTGTTGAAGTGTTCCCATCCCCGAAAGCCCATCTCCATGAAGTTGGAGACCCTTTACTCTGGTCAGTAAAACTAACGGTAAGAGGAGCTTTTCCTGAAGTGGTAGATGCAGAGAATCTGGTAACAGGAATATCCAGGACGCTTGAGACCGCAATATATCTTGATTTTGTCAATGTGTTACTGCCTTTCTCATTACTTGCTGTCAATCTCACAGAATAGAGTCCTGATTTATTGTATGTATGCACAGGATTTTTTTCTGTTGAATTATTTCCGTCCCCGAAAGTCCATCTCCATGAGGTTGGAGATCCTTTTCCCTGACCAGCAAAATCAACAGTAAGCGGTGCTTTTCCTGAAATAGGAGACGCAGAGAAACTGGTGACAGGAGCATCTAAAGCATTTGAAACAACAATATAACCGGATTTTGTTAATGTATTACTGCCATTTGCGTTACCTACTGTTAATGTAACAGAGTATAATCCTGCTTTGCTGTATGTATGTACGGGGTTCTCCCCGGTTGAATATGTGCCATCTCCAAAAGTCCACCTTCTTGAGGTTGGGTGCCCTGTACTCTCGTCCGTAAAACTAACCGTAAGAGGTGCTTTTCCTGAAACTGGAGATGCAGAAAAAGCAGCAGTAGGGGCTTCATTCCCATTTGAAACCGTGATATAGTCTGATTTCATTACTCTATTGGGGTTCCCTGTTTCGTTTAATGTCAATGTAACGGAATATTTCCCCGGTTCTCTATATATGTGTACAGGATTCTTTTCCGTTGAATATGTTCCGTCTCCGAAAGTCCAATTCCATGAGTTTGGCGAGCCTGTGCTGTGGTCAGTAAAATTAACAGTAAGAGGGGTTTTTCCTGAGGTTGGCGATGCAGAAAATACTGGACGTGCCAGAACATTTACTGTTTCAGATCTGGATTCAGTACCGTTTTTATTGTTTACTGTAAGCGTTACTTTGTAATTTCCTGCTATAGAGTAAGTGTGTGCTGGGTTCTGCTGATTTGAGCTGGACCCATCTCCAAAGTCCCAGTTCCACCTATCTACATTCCTCGAGAGATCCGTAAACTGGACAGAAAGGGGAGCATAACCGGATGTGAGATTACTGCTGAAGTTTGCAAACGGAAGTAAGGGTTGTGGCGGAATGGGAGTTATGAACTGACCAAAAGCAATGGGGCTGAAACCTGTATTTATCATGTCTATAACCCTGCTTTTAGCTGCGTCGATTATAGAAACCGTTCTTCCTAGATTATCGTCGCTGCCAAAGTTAGCTACGTATACCTTTGTTCCATCTGGGCTGACTGCGATTCCGTAAGGACTTCTTCCGACTCTCACGGTATTTATGACAGTTTCTGTTGCAGTGTCAATTATGGAAACATTGTTACTGCCTTCGTTTGCCACGTACACCTTTGTCCCATCCGGGCTGACTGCAACTCCCATAGGCCATTTCCCTGCAGGCAGTGTGGCTGCAATTGTATCTGAATTCGTGTCAATTACAGAAATAGTGCCATCTTCACAATTCGTTACATACAGTTTTGTTCCCGCCTGGTTAACTGTAACCCCAGAGGGGCCAAGTCCAGCTTTCACAGATGCAATAACCTTGTTTGTGCCTGTATCAATTACGGAAATATTATTGCTATAGCGGTTCGCCACATATACTTTTTTTCCATCAGGTGTGATTGCAACCCCCAGTGGGTTAGCTCCTACAGGTATAGTGCCTATAACCGTGTTTGTAGCTGTGTCAATTATAGATACACCGTTGATATCACGATTTGCCAAAAATACTTTTTTTCCATCTGGTGTGACTGCAATTCCACAAGGGCTGTATTTGTACCCAATGTCTATAGTGGCTGAAACCTTTTTTGTAGCGGTATCAATTACAGAGACAGTACCACGGCCCTTGTAATTGACGTTCGTCACGTATACTTTTGTTCCATCCGATGAGACCGCAACCCCAAGAGGGTTTTTTCCTACAGGTACAGTGGCTGTAACAGTATTCGAACTCGTGTTAATTACAGAAACTGTGTTGCTGTTAAAGTTCGTAATATATGCATATGAAGGTGCAGGAATACCTTTTGGTACAACATTTACTGTAGCAAGCTTTGTATCCGTACCATTCGGATTGCTTACTTTCAGGGTAACGGTATAGATTCCCGCTTCAGAATATGTATGTGTGGAGTTCTGTTTTGTAGAGCCATACCCATCTCCAAAATCCCAGCTCCACTCTGTCACATTCTCCGATTGACAGGTAAACTGCACAGGTACTGAAAGGAAAACATAATCTGATGTAATATTGCTGCTAAAGTCCGCCAGAGGATAAACTGGCTGTACCGGGATAGAGCCTATAGACTGACCTGAAACACGAGGGCTCGTTCCTACAAGCATCGTGGCTGTAATAGTATTGGTTGCAGTGTCAATAACAGAAACTGCGTTGTAGAGATTGATCGCTACATACACTTTTTTTCCATCCGGGCTGACTGCAACTCCTGCCGGGTTGGGTCCTACAGGTATCGTGGTTGTAACTTCGTTTGTAGAAGTGTCAATTACCAGGATACTGCTAAAAGCCTCATCATTACTGGCCACATATACCTTTGTTCCTTCCGGGTTGACTGTAACCCCAGAGGGAATTCCCCTTATTTTCATTGTGCTGGTAATGCTATTTGTTGCCGTGTCAATTACCGAAATGCTTCGGTTATCAGAGTTCACCAGGTATACCTTAGTTCCGTCCGGCGCGACCGCAATTTCCTTAGGTCCTTTTCCTGCGGATACCGTGGCTGTAACCTTGTTTGTGGCAGTGTCAATTACCGAGACCGTTTTCTCCCCATAGTTTGTTACATATGCCTTTTTTCCATCCGGACTTACCGCTACTCCCGCAGGATTTTTCCCTGTATTCACTGTGCTTACAACAGTATTTTTGGCGGTATCAATTACAAAAACATTGTTACTGCCTTCATTCGCTACATATACTTTTTTTCCATTCGGATTGACTGCAATTCCTTTAGGAGAACTTCCTGCAGGCACCGTGGCTATAACAGTGTTTGTCGCCGTGTCAATTACAGATACATCATTGCTATGAGCATTTGCCACGTATATCCTTGTCCCATTCGGATTAATTGCAACTCCCACAGGATTTGACCCTACAGATATCGTAGCCATAACTTTATCTGTGGCTGTGTCAATCACAGAGATATTGTCACTCTCTTCGTTTGCAATATATGCAAATGGCGAGGCGCCTGCTATACTTACCAGAATTAAATAAGCAAGTACTGTTGTCCCCAAAACTTTATTGAAGGTATACCCCCTAAATATTCTATTACCTCTTGTCTCTTCCATTCAGACCCTCAACATATGAATTATAAACTAGTTGACAATTTGAATAAACTTGAAACTTAGTCAGCCTTTAGAATATTATAGCAATTCATCGAAACCAGAGTCAAACTCTTTGAAATTAGGGTTTAACTCTTTGAAATCAGAGTTTTTTGGCTTAAAGTGATTATCGCAACCAGATGCGGCTACATAAATAACAGGTACGAAAATTCCCCCAGAACTATGTAAAATAGTTGTAAACTACAACATAATAATCTTTCTTTTATTAACAGTTCAACAATAATAATTTTTACTGTTGTAATTAATTTTCGTAAATTTTTAGTTTCTTTAAAAAAAGTTTCAAAAAGGAGGTTTTAGAAGTTAATATTCGCTGCCCGGATCGATAACAATAAAAAGCAAAAAGCCTCTACTAATAAACTCGATTTATTAGGATATTTGCGAGGTACAGTCTTTATAGATACTTTTTTTATTAACATCAGGAAAAAATACTTGAAAAACAGTTTGCCACACTCGAATTTCCGTAACATCAATTATTGCGGAAGCAGTATATATGACGATTATTGTAAAATAAGATACAAAAAAATGAATATATTTATTGTAAGTAGAGGTATAATTTTAGATTAAAAACCAGGTCTGTAGATTGTGAAAGCTGTAAACTATGGATATTCCTCCTGTACCAATTCTCTATATTTCCTCAACAGCATTTTACGTGCATTTCTATAAACTGGCGCGCAATAGTGCGAAAGCGAAACCGGTGTATTCGACCGGAAATCCTAGATTTGTGAAATTATCAAAGTTATCAACAATTCCATCCCTGTAGACTTCACTGTTGTTGTTATGCTTTATTTTTGCTTCTCTAATGCTTTCTGACGGATCTGTATCCACATAAACCACAGTTTCTGTTCCGGCATATAATTGAGTGTTCGATGTATCGAATATAAAAATTAAGATGAATATAAAAGAAAACAGAGCTCTATTCAAACTAACCCTCTCCACCTACTCAAATTAACCCTTCCTATCTGCTTATATTCTCATTATTCTACTTTAATTTTCCTTGTTTTATTATCATGAATTTAAAAATTTTATTATACTCAATTTCCTGATTATATTAGTGAATTTAAAATTCCAAGCCAGGCTAGAGATTATCAAGTCAATGAAGAGCCCGATTTCAAACTCCTGCCCAGAACAGGCTGTGAGTGGTAGAGGTTTTACTTTTCTTAGGTTTGTCTTTTGAGCATATTTTCAGCCATACAGTTAACTTTAAATAACTTTACAATTTTTTAATTATTACACAATATGTAAAATTTATGAGAGTCTCTGGTGAAAATATTGTCATCATACACATTTCTAAGTCAGGGAAATCATCAGTGAAAGAAACTGGATAGGGGGTAAAAACGAGAAAATTATTTTGAGTGTCTGGTTTGTTTTTGTCTTATTTTTAAAGGCTGACCTCAAAATCTGGTTTACAGGTAACTGTGACCAATTCCTTACGATCCACCTTAACTGATCCATCGATCAACTGATATTATCGATCCAAACGATCCAATATCAAATCCCTTAATTCTGGGATATCCTGTGATACCTTACATAAATTCCCCGTATCCGGTTATTAACTCAGACAATTGCTAAAAAGACAAAATCGTGCTACTTAATTTAAAATTCTACTACGGGGCTTACCATGAAGCAAGTAAAAGAAACATCCAGAATGATTTTTATAGTAGCTCTCACGCTTCAGCTGATGACCGCAGGAAGTGCAGCAGCTGCTATGATTTATGTAGGTAACAGTACTGATCAGGTTGTAAACTTCACTTCTATCCAGGCTGCAGTAGATGCTGCAAATCCAGGGGATGAGATAATTGTCAAACCCGGTATTTACGAAGAGAATATTGTAATTACCAAGAACATATCCATTGTCTCAGAATCCGGAAATTTCTCCGATACCATAATCCGGGCAGCTGATAGTTCTCAGGATGCTCTCTGTATCTGGACAAACGGCGTAAGCATTAAAGGTTTTAGTATTAACGGATCCGAATCTGCTGGGATTCACTTTTTCGGGGTTATTGACTGCCGAGTTGAGAACAATAAACTGTCCAATAACAGCTGTGGTATCGATCTATACATGATAAGTTCACGTAACACGATTGATAATAATGAAATCTCAGACTGCACCACCGGCATCAGCATTAGTGGAAGCTGGAACAATAATTTGAGCAATAACTCAATCTCAAACTGCAGTAACGGTGTTTCACTTTTTGACTCCCCTAACAATATCATTGAGAATAATATAATCTCAGAAAATATAGAAGGCATTTCTCTCACAGGCGAATCAAACGGCAATACCCTGTCTAATAATAATGTAGTTCTCAATGAGGAACTTGGGATACATATTTACGAGGCTTCGGGCAATCTGATTTACAACAATTATTTTAATAACACACTGAACGTAAAATCCAATGCCATTTGGGACACGAATATCTGGAACATTACCAGAACCGAGGGTATTAACATAGCTGGTGGCCCTTACCTGGGAGGTAACGTCTGGACAAGGCCTGATGGGGTTACATATCCTCAGGGAGTCCGGGATGCCGACTTTGATGGAATCCTTGATTCCCAGTACAGCATTGAAGGTACCCAGTTCACAGATTATCTTCCTCTCAAAGAATTAAAGCCTGTAACGCTTACTGTAAATAACAGTACAGGGCAGGCTGCTGATTTTACCTCTATTCAAGCTGCAATAGACAATGCGTTCCCAGGTGACACAGTTCTTATTTCCCCGGGAATCTATGAAGAAAACGTTGATGTATACGTAACAAACTTAACCCTTACTTCCGAACCCGGTAGCAGTGGTGATACCATTGTTAGAGCAGCCAGCGCTCTGGACGACGTTTTCTATGTTATTGCAGATGGAGTGACAATTCGCGGGCTGAATATAACAGGACCCGTAGATTCCCCAAACGCAGGCATCCGTCTTAATGGAGTTAAACACTGCAATATTGAAAATAATCAGATATCTACCTACAGTGACATATTAAATGCTTCCATAGATAACTTAAATACTTCCAGTGAGAACAGTTCCCTCATTCTCAATAATTCAAGTTCGGAAACAGGATTTGGAATTCTCCTCGACTCTTCCAGCACCAATATACTGGACAATAATACTGTGTCCGGGGATGGAACCTTAATTCTTCTCCGCAGTTCCACGGAGAATAAACTTAACAACAATTCGGTATCCGGAAGCAACTACGGTATCTTGGTAGACTCCTCCAGCAATAATACTCTGAACGGGAATAATCTGTCAAACAATGAAGTCGGTGCCTATCTAAAGACTTCTAGCGGAAATATCCTTAATAACAGTACAGTATCAAACAACACAGTTTCCGGTATTTATCTATGGGATTCTGTTGGAAACACATTGAGTAATTCCACAGCATCGAGAAATAATGCTTCTATTGTTCTGCAGAATTCCAGTTCAAATCTGATTGATAATAACACTGTATCCAGTAGCAACTACGGTTTCTGGCTGTACTCTTCCAGCAACGATAATAAGCTAGATGGCAACACAGCATTAAATAACAGGATCGGTGTCCATATTAATGCATCAAGTGGAAATGTTCTTACAGACAACACTGCATTAAACAGCATTAGATCCGGAATTAGTTTATGGGATTCGGTTGAAAACACGCTAATTAACAATGCAGCTTCGGGCAGCGACAACTCGATTTTCCTGCACAATTCCAGCAAAAATACACTTGTCAATAATACTGTATCTAACAGCAGTTACGGAATGTGGGTTGCTTTTTCCAGCAACAATAACCTGAGTAATAATAGTGCATCGAATAATACATTCGGTCTCTACTTGAAAAATTCCACTGCCAATCGACTGTCAGATAACTGGATAAGCTCAAATTCCAG
This region of Methanosarcina flavescens genomic DNA includes:
- a CDS encoding 30S ribosomal protein S8e, with amino-acid sequence MRWQGSSRRKLTGGKVIAARGKRKFEMGRESAETRISEVKRKNVHTRGGNRKVRLLQCDVANVTNPKDGKTTPSTIERVLDNAANKHYIRRNILTKGSVIRTSLGTARVTSRPGQDGVVNAVLIE
- a CDS encoding aminotransferase class I/II-fold pyridoxal phosphate-dependent enzyme translates to MRPPCDPSKFVADAVKNIPPSGIRRFFDLVSGLEDIVSLGVGEPDFITPWHIREMCIHSLEKGQTSYTSNYGLPDLRDALSRTYYKRYELDYDPSSEILITTGVSEALDIAVRTVVNPGDEVIIVQPSYVAYVPSVILAGGKPVIVSTYREDDFSLTAETLKPAITDKTKAIILNFPNNPTGAIMTQEELEGIADLVVENDLFVISDEVYECLTYEGKHVPFSSLDGMKDRTVMLNGFSKAYAMTGLRLGFAMGSPEIIHSMMMIHQYSMLCAPITAQIGAIEALRNGNEEMERMVREYDRRRHFIVRGFNRIGLECCNPKGAFYAFPYIGNTGLSSSEFAERLLDEKKVVTIPGDVFGEAGEGFLRCAYAASIDDIRKALDRMEDFVDGLKQ
- a CDS encoding DUF6951 family protein gives rise to the protein MVTEISLNTVCGHTTKIIATKEGKNTHVHIKTTCEKLRKWGTHFDMDMKDLMGGPETILSQKMAEVPLTPTCLVPAAVMNACWLENDMISKNLARKMGKMEIIFDKLE
- a CDS encoding DUF5591 domain-containing protein yields the protein MKPIIPEDERSKEPLDTDRVIYHPDMIRANEWVLTEYEAPYRELCIFVPCAKRKPYHESPSHKKFDRVIFGIAKPEDVHIVTFGTCGITPRELDTQYPFMHYSFMMGKCNVAKIKRDFIKMESERLAAYLEKTRNNYKHRIAYCIGDFRTAMEKAVEMVDIEVIIVPKESTIQKMIQPDKPFIYNSLSSREYLQDLSDAITDVLKLPKRKVGLKEDLSVDDTDWYVL
- a CDS encoding Lrp/AsnC family transcriptional regulator, coding for MDEKIRHILEILENDARTSPEEIASLTDMSAQEVSQTIAKLEETGVIRHYKTIVDWDLVGENYVYAVIELKVTLERNQGYQAIAERIYKFPEVRSVRLLSGDYDISLTVRGKSMKDVAFFVAEKIATLDQVQSTSTHFVLKTYKEDGVILHEPETIERLPVSF